One genomic window of Monodelphis domestica isolate mMonDom1 chromosome 1, mMonDom1.pri, whole genome shotgun sequence includes the following:
- the LOC100010284 gene encoding olfactory receptor 10A4-like, which yields MDWGNWSIVNEFVLVSFTALHPELQILLFLLFLFIYFVTFMGNVLIILVTTADSALHSPMYFFLRNLSFLEISFNMVIVPKMLSTLLTKNTTISFVGCATQMYFFFFFGAAECCLLATMAYDRYVAICNPLRYPVIMDQQACVQLAAASWFSGFPVATVQTSWIFSFPFCGPNKVNHFFCDSPPVIALVCADTSLFELEALTATILFILFPFLLILGSYVRILSTIFRMPSAEGKQKAFSTCSSHLVVVSLFYSTAILTYFRPRSNTSPETKKLLSLFYTVVTPMLNPIIYSLRNSEVKAALHRTLRKALGAQKL from the coding sequence ATGGATTGGGGGAATTGGTCAATAGTCAATGAATTTGTCCTTGTGAGCTTCACTGCCCTACACCCTGAGCTACAGATTCTGCTATTCCTGTTGTTTCTGTTCATTTATTTTGTCACTTTTATGGGAAATGTCCTTATTATCCTGGTCACTACAGCTGATTCTGCCCTACATAGCCCCATGTACTTCTTCCTGAGGAATCTGTCCTTCCTGGAAATTAGTTTCAACATGGTCATTGTGCCCAAGATGCTAAGTACCCTGCTGACCAAAAACACAACTATCTCTTTTGTTGGCTGTGCAACTcagatgtattttttctttttctttggggcTGCTGAGTGCTGCCTCCTTGCTACCATGGCCTATGACCGCTATGTGGCCATCTGTAATCCTTTGCGCTATCCAGTTATCATGGACCAGCAAGCCTGTGTCCAACTAGCTGCTGCCTCTTGGTTCTCTGGATTTCCTGTGGCCACAGTACAAACATCATGGATTTTTAGCTTCCCTTTTTGTGGTCCAAACAAAGTGAATCACTTTTTCTGTGATAGCCCTCCTGTAATTGCACTGGTGTGTGCTGATACCTCCCTCTTTGAGCTGGAGGCACTGACAGCCACTATCTTATtcatcctctttcctttcctactGATCCTAGGGTCCTATGTCCGAATCCTTTCTACCATCTTCAGGATGCCCTCAgctgagggaaaacaaaaggcatTCTCTACTTGCTCTTCCCACCTTGTTGTTGTCTCCCTTTTCTATAGCACTGCCATCCTTACCTACTTCCGGCCCCGATCGAACACCTCACCTGAGACTAAGAAGTTGCTCTCACTGTTCTACACAGTAGTGACTCCCATGTTAAACCCTATAATCTACAGCTTAAGGAATAGTGAAGTAAAAGCTGCACTCCATCGAACACTCCGAAAGGCCCTTGGAGCCCAGAAATTATAA
- the LOC100010326 gene encoding olfactory receptor 10A5-like, whose protein sequence is MAKGNWTTVNEFVLLSFSSLQPELQVLLFLLFLSIELVTLLGNTIIIVVTSADSALNSPMYFFLRNLSVLEVGFNMVIVPKMLATLLAHDTTISFLSCATQMYFFFFFGVSECCLLTTMAYDRYVAICDPLRYPVIMSHRACVHLAAASWFSGLPVATVQATWLFSFSFCHSNKVNHFFCDSPPVLSLVCGDTTLFEIYAIIGTIVFVMIPCLFILSSYARIVAAILRMPSAEGKCKAFSTCSSHLVVVSLFYGSLSLLYFRPKSNNSPESKKVLSLSYTVVTPMLNPIIYSLRNNEVKAALSRTFLRAISFCKL, encoded by the coding sequence ATGGCTAAGGGGAACTGGACAACAGTGAATGAGTTCGTCCTTCTTAGCTTCTCTTCCTTGCAACCTGAACTTCAAGTCCTGCTTTTCCTACTCTTTTTGAGCATTGAACTTGTCACCTTACTGGGCAACACCATCATTATAGTGGTCACTAGTGCTGATTCAGCTTTGAACAGTCCCATGTACTTCTTCCTCAGGAATCTTTCTGTGTTAGAGGTTGGCTTTAACATGGTCATTGTACCCAAGATGCTGGCAACACTATTGGCTCATGATACAACCATTTCCTTTCTTAGCTGTGCTACTCAgatgtattttttcttcttctttggggTCTCAGAGTGCTGCCTCCTCACTACAATGGCATATGACCGCTATGTGGCCATCTGTGACCCCCTGCGCTACCCCGTCATCATGAGTCACAGGGCCTGTGTCCATCTGGCTGCTGCTTCATGGTTCTCAGGTCTTCCTGTAGCCACTGTACAGGCCACATGGCTCTTCAGCTTCTCGTTCTGCCATTCCAATAAGGTCAACCACTTTTTCTGTGACAGCCCACCAGTGCTAAGCCTGGTCTGTGGAGACACAACACTATTTGAGATCTACGCTATCATAGGGACCATCGTGTTTGTCATGATACCCTGTCTCTTTATCCTGAGCTCCTACGCCCGTATTGTCGCTGCCATTCTCAGGATGCCCTCAGCTGAGGGGAAGTGCAAGGCCTTCTCTACCTGCTCCTCTCATCTTGTTGTAGTCTCCCTCTTCTATGGATCTCTCAGCCTTCTCTATTTTAGGCCCAAATCCAATAACTCTCCTGAAAGCAAAAAGGTGCTTTCACTATCCTACACAGTAGTGACTCCCATGTTGAATCCCATCATCTACAGCCTGAGGAATAATGAAGTTAAGGCAGCACTTTCTAGGACCTTCCTCAGGGCAATAAGTTTCTGCAAACTATGA